A portion of the Sandaracinobacteroides saxicola genome contains these proteins:
- a CDS encoding 2OG-Fe(II) oxygenase produces MLPGLVGRAECAVLAGMLDDGKTAFRSTVIMARHGYGRGEYRYFARPLPAPVQTLREMLYPPLAEVANRWATRLAGQRTWPADHAGLVAECAAAGQARPTPLLLRYGPGDYNRLHQDIYGALVFPLQLVVLLDEPGRDFSGGEFLLVEGRARMQSRASVVPLAQGDAVVFPVRDRPVSASRGWARATMRHGVAEVRSGQRRTLGIIFHDAA; encoded by the coding sequence ATGCTGCCCGGGCTGGTCGGGCGGGCGGAGTGCGCGGTGCTGGCGGGAATGCTCGACGATGGCAAAACGGCGTTCCGTTCCACGGTGATCATGGCCCGCCACGGCTATGGGCGTGGTGAGTATCGCTATTTCGCGCGGCCCCTGCCGGCGCCCGTGCAGACGCTGCGCGAGATGCTCTACCCGCCGCTAGCCGAGGTCGCCAATCGCTGGGCGACACGGCTGGCCGGTCAGCGAACATGGCCGGCCGACCATGCCGGCCTGGTCGCCGAATGCGCTGCCGCCGGCCAGGCCCGCCCGACACCGCTGCTGCTGCGCTATGGTCCCGGGGACTATAACCGGCTGCATCAGGATATCTATGGCGCGCTGGTCTTTCCGCTGCAGCTGGTGGTGCTGCTCGACGAACCGGGGCGTGATTTCAGCGGCGGGGAGTTCCTGCTTGTGGAGGGGCGGGCACGCATGCAGTCCCGCGCCTCGGTGGTGCCGCTGGCACAGGGCGATGCGGTGGTGTTTCCGGTCCGCGATCGTCCGGTCAGCGCCAGCCGGGGCTGGGCGCGTGCCACCATGCGCCACGGCGTTGCCGAGGTGCGGTCGGGCCAGCGCCGGACGCTGGGCATCATCTTCCACGACGCGGCGTGA
- the ada gene encoding bifunctional DNA-binding transcriptional regulator/O6-methylguanine-DNA methyltransferase Ada encodes MDKDIDAARWARVQAHDKTADGEFFYAVRTTGVFCRPSCPARTAKRANVIFYETAAGAEAAGYRPCRRCHPLAMEGRDPHGSLMQAMASFIVAHADERLSLERLAQEAGMSPFHFQRSFKAVIGVSPKDYQAAERLRRFKDRLRAGDTVLGATFEAGYGSTSRIYERVGDNLGMTPSAYRAGGAGERIVHAARETALGPLMMAATERGICFVQFGTCADALARQLAQEFPRAQLEPAAAGGSAELDAWMVALGDHLAGVAPRPDLPLDLRGTAFQISVWRLLMSVREGEVVSYSELAAGVGAPRAVRAAASACAANRVAVLIPCHRALRADGGLGGYRWGLERKRALLDAERAHRVAA; translated from the coding sequence ATGGACAAGGATATCGACGCTGCGCGCTGGGCGCGGGTGCAGGCGCATGACAAGACGGCGGACGGCGAGTTTTTCTACGCCGTCAGAACGACGGGTGTATTCTGCCGCCCGTCCTGCCCGGCGCGGACGGCGAAGCGGGCCAATGTCATCTTCTACGAAACGGCCGCCGGGGCCGAGGCCGCCGGGTACCGGCCGTGCCGACGCTGCCATCCGCTGGCCATGGAGGGCCGCGATCCCCATGGCTCGCTGATGCAGGCGATGGCATCGTTCATCGTCGCGCATGCCGACGAGAGGCTGTCGCTCGAACGGCTTGCCCAGGAGGCGGGCATGAGCCCTTTCCATTTCCAGCGCAGCTTCAAGGCGGTGATCGGCGTCAGCCCGAAGGACTATCAGGCGGCGGAGCGGCTGCGTCGCTTCAAGGACCGGCTGCGCGCGGGTGATACGGTGCTGGGCGCGACGTTCGAGGCCGGCTATGGTTCGACCAGCCGCATCTATGAACGGGTGGGCGACAATCTCGGCATGACGCCATCGGCCTATCGCGCCGGCGGCGCCGGAGAGAGGATCGTGCATGCCGCGCGCGAGACGGCGCTGGGACCGTTGATGATGGCGGCGACCGAACGCGGCATATGCTTCGTGCAGTTCGGGACCTGCGCCGATGCGCTGGCGCGGCAATTGGCGCAGGAGTTCCCGAGGGCGCAGCTTGAGCCGGCGGCGGCCGGCGGGAGTGCCGAGCTCGATGCCTGGATGGTGGCGCTGGGCGATCACCTCGCCGGTGTGGCGCCCCGTCCGGATCTGCCGCTCGACCTGCGCGGCACGGCGTTCCAGATCAGCGTGTGGCGCCTCCTGATGAGCGTCAGGGAAGGGGAGGTGGTGAGCTATTCCGAGCTTGCGGCCGGCGTGGGGGCGCCGCGTGCCGTTCGTGCCGCGGCGAGCGCCTGTGCCGCCAACCGCGTCGCGGTCCTGATCCCCTGCCACCGCGCGCTGCGCGCCGATGGTGGCCTGGGCGGTTATCGCTGGGGCCTGGAGCGGAAGCGGGCGCTGCTGGATGCTGAACGTGCACACCGGGTGGCGGCGTGA
- a CDS encoding GlsB/YeaQ/YmgE family stress response membrane protein, with amino-acid sequence MEHGWFAWIIIGLVAGLLARWIVPGDEPGGIIVTILLGILGGVVGGFLAGLIGLGGGGFIWSIILATLGAVILIYLYNMVRRRS; translated from the coding sequence ATGGAACATGGTTGGTTTGCCTGGATCATCATCGGCTTGGTCGCAGGTCTGCTCGCGCGCTGGATCGTCCCCGGGGACGAGCCGGGCGGCATCATCGTCACCATCCTTCTCGGCATCCTCGGCGGGGTCGTCGGCGGCTTTCTCGCCGGCCTCATCGGCCTGGGGGGTGGCGGCTTCATCTGGTCGATCATCCTCGCCACCCTGGGCGCCGTCATCCTGATCTATCTCTACAACATGGTTCGCCGGCGAAGCTGA
- a CDS encoding SIMPL domain-containing protein, producing the protein MKKMLAAALALAALSPLHAQAAPATLTLSTEARLSAVPDVADIGAGVVTSAKDANAAMTENASRMSAVIAALRKSGVAERDIQTSGLNLQPQYRYGNNVPPVLTGYQANNRVSVTLRDLKGAGRIIDTLVAQGANQIDGPTFRVDKPEALLDQVRQQAIKTLRARADLYATAAGLRIKRITAIAENNNPFTPRPQPMMAMAMRAEKADSPVAPGEIDLSLNVSMTFELE; encoded by the coding sequence ATGAAAAAAATGCTTGCCGCTGCGCTCGCCCTGGCCGCCCTGTCGCCCCTGCACGCGCAGGCCGCGCCCGCCACGCTCACCCTCTCGACCGAAGCTCGGCTCAGCGCCGTACCGGATGTGGCCGACATCGGCGCCGGCGTCGTCACCTCAGCCAAGGACGCCAATGCGGCGATGACCGAAAACGCCAGCCGCATGAGCGCGGTTATCGCCGCGCTGCGCAAGTCCGGCGTCGCGGAACGCGACATCCAGACCAGCGGCCTGAACCTGCAACCACAATATCGCTACGGCAACAATGTGCCCCCCGTGCTCACCGGCTATCAGGCGAACAACCGCGTCTCTGTCACCCTGCGCGACCTGAAAGGGGCCGGCCGCATCATCGACACGCTGGTCGCCCAGGGCGCCAACCAGATCGACGGCCCCACATTCCGTGTCGACAAGCCCGAAGCCCTGCTCGATCAGGTGCGCCAGCAGGCGATCAAGACCCTGCGCGCCCGCGCTGACCTTTACGCTACCGCCGCCGGCCTGCGCATCAAGCGCATCACCGCCATCGCCGAAAACAACAACCCCTTCACCCCGCGGCCGCAGCCGATGATGGCGATGGCGATGCGCGCCGAAAAGGCCGACAGCCCGGTCGCGCCGGGTGAAATCGACCTTTCGCTGAATGTCAGCATGACCTTCGAACTGGAATGA
- a CDS encoding UTP--glucose-1-phosphate uridylyltransferase: MKPVRKAVFPVGGMGTRFLPATKAVPKEMLPVVDKPLLQYAVDEALAAGIEQMIFVTARGKSALEDYFDVAGELVMTLREKGKTAELAVLEGTQLAPGNIAYVRQQEPAGLGHAVWCARHITGDEPFAVLLPDELLWQPDYPCLKQMVDARNKVGGTVIAVMEVPEEETHRYGIVAPGAVDGALTEVRGFVEKPRAGTAPSRLAAVGRYLIEPQVMDILAEGKRGAGGEIQLTDALAQLIGKSPFHAYTYAGARFDCGDKAGHITANLALALERPDIGPAVRAWMTTNL; the protein is encoded by the coding sequence ATGAAACCCGTTCGCAAGGCCGTGTTCCCCGTTGGTGGCATGGGTACGCGCTTCCTGCCCGCCACCAAGGCCGTGCCGAAGGAAATGCTGCCCGTCGTCGACAAGCCGCTGCTGCAATATGCGGTGGACGAGGCGCTGGCCGCCGGCATCGAGCAGATGATCTTCGTCACCGCACGGGGGAAAAGCGCGCTGGAGGATTATTTCGACGTGGCGGGCGAACTGGTGATGACCCTGCGCGAAAAGGGCAAGACCGCCGAACTGGCGGTGCTGGAGGGTACGCAGCTGGCGCCGGGCAACATCGCCTATGTCCGGCAGCAGGAGCCCGCTGGCCTGGGCCACGCCGTCTGGTGCGCGCGGCATATCACCGGCGACGAACCCTTCGCCGTGCTGCTGCCCGACGAGCTGCTGTGGCAGCCCGATTACCCGTGCCTGAAACAGATGGTCGATGCCCGGAACAAGGTGGGCGGCACGGTGATCGCCGTGATGGAAGTGCCCGAGGAGGAGACACACCGCTATGGCATCGTCGCCCCCGGCGCGGTCGATGGCGCGCTCACCGAGGTGCGCGGCTTCGTCGAAAAACCCAGGGCCGGCACCGCCCCGAGCCGGCTGGCGGCGGTGGGCCGCTATCTGATCGAACCGCAGGTGATGGACATATTGGCGGAGGGAAAGCGTGGCGCCGGGGGCGAGATCCAGCTGACCGACGCGCTGGCGCAACTCATCGGTAAATCACCGTTTCATGCTTACACCTATGCCGGCGCGCGCTTCGATTGCGGCGACAAGGCAGGGCATATCACCGCCAACCTGGCGCTGGCCCTGGAACGGCCGGACATCGGCCCGGCAGTGCGCGCCTGGATGACCACGAACCTCTGA
- a CDS encoding TlpA family protein disulfide reductase, translated as MRLTFIALLSLAACGQAPAGDREKAPPSQAALNAAEAPPVALAAKIDRSQAGKPAPTVPFEMSNGGATKTVADFRGKPVLVNLWATWCAPCIKEMPALDTLAKTLGDRVTVLAVSQDMEGWRAVDKFFTPGKFTTVKPQVDSAMAYGAAIGAKGLPVTILYDAAGKEVWRINGDYDWASAEAEALVVG; from the coding sequence ATGCGTCTGACCTTCATTGCCCTTCTGTCGCTTGCCGCCTGCGGGCAGGCACCCGCGGGCGATAGGGAAAAGGCACCGCCCTCGCAAGCGGCGTTGAACGCGGCGGAGGCGCCGCCGGTGGCGCTGGCGGCGAAGATCGACCGCAGCCAGGCGGGAAAGCCGGCGCCGACCGTCCCGTTTGAGATGAGCAACGGCGGCGCGACGAAAACCGTCGCCGATTTCCGCGGCAAGCCGGTGCTGGTCAACCTGTGGGCGACCTGGTGCGCGCCCTGCATCAAGGAAATGCCGGCGCTTGACACCCTGGCGAAGACGCTTGGTGACCGGGTCACCGTTCTGGCGGTCAGCCAGGACATGGAGGGCTGGCGCGCAGTCGACAAATTCTTCACGCCCGGCAAATTCACCACGGTGAAGCCACAGGTCGACAGTGCGATGGCCTATGGCGCCGCCATCGGCGCCAAGGGTCTACCGGTCACCATTCTCTATGATGCTGCCGGAAAGGAAGTATGGCGGATCAACGGCGACTATGACTGGGCCAGCGCCGAAGCGGAGGCGCTAGTCGTCGGCTGA
- a CDS encoding superoxide dismutase: MSVLNRRRLLELGAGAAVVAGMSSMSTARTAAPLLGSAAPVASGRFTLPPLPYAPSALSPAVSAETLALHHGKHHQAYVDALNKAVAETPAARGKPLEALFASASTLPAAIRNNGGGHWNHSFYWESMAGPDRRGAPSKALSAAIERAFGGMEGLRTAFDEKGKGRFGSGWAWLILQDDGRLAVTSTPNQDNPLFDDADEKGVPLLTNDVWEHAYYLSFQNRRPDYLNAFWNAVNWSVVSERYATSADD, encoded by the coding sequence ATGTCCGTCCTGAACCGTCGCCGGCTGTTGGAACTTGGTGCCGGTGCTGCCGTTGTTGCCGGCATGTCCAGCATGTCCACCGCCCGTACCGCTGCGCCGCTTCTTGGCAGCGCCGCACCCGTCGCCTCCGGCCGCTTCACGCTGCCGCCCTTGCCCTATGCGCCGTCCGCCCTGTCCCCCGCGGTCAGCGCCGAAACCCTGGCGTTGCACCATGGCAAGCATCACCAGGCCTATGTCGATGCCCTGAACAAGGCCGTTGCCGAGACGCCGGCGGCGCGCGGCAAGCCGCTGGAAGCGCTGTTCGCGAGTGCGTCCACCCTGCCGGCCGCCATCCGCAACAATGGTGGCGGTCATTGGAACCACAGCTTCTATTGGGAATCGATGGCCGGCCCCGATCGCCGGGGCGCTCCGTCCAAGGCGCTGTCGGCCGCCATCGAGCGCGCCTTTGGCGGCATGGAGGGGCTGCGCACCGCGTTCGACGAGAAGGGCAAAGGCCGCTTTGGCTCCGGCTGGGCCTGGTTGATCCTGCAGGACGACGGCAGGCTGGCGGTCACCAGCACCCCCAATCAGGACAATCCGTTGTTCGATGACGCTGACGAGAAGGGCGTGCCGCTGCTGACCAACGACGTCTGGGAACATGCCTATTATCTCAGTTTCCAGAACCGCCGCCCCGATTATCTGAACGCGTTCTGGAACGCCGTGAACTGGTCGGTGGTCAGCGAGCGCTACGCCACCTCAGCCGACGACTAG
- a CDS encoding PEPxxWA-CTERM sorting domain-containing protein, translated as MIKALILAAALTGATAVSAVTLDNTASLPGSVSPYGFDGSTTYGVTFTAPVTGTLTGFSLYSNGGGFDSVGYIGDWNGTAAFGFGFGATSILYQSSAFTLGSINSFTTNVAVTAGQNYVAFLSVAGLTGSGSVSWPVSAVSVPGLNYFVWDNGTTPGDITDGDWNYFFESSPTGVILNFAAVPEPATWAMLIAGFGLVGASLRRRRVAAAQ; from the coding sequence ATGATCAAGGCCTTGATTCTCGCCGCCGCGCTGACGGGTGCCACCGCGGTTTCTGCCGTGACGCTCGACAATACCGCGTCGCTGCCCGGCAGCGTCTCGCCCTATGGGTTCGATGGCAGCACGACCTATGGCGTGACCTTCACCGCGCCGGTCACCGGCACGCTCACCGGCTTCTCGCTCTATTCCAACGGCGGCGGGTTCGATTCGGTCGGTTACATCGGCGACTGGAACGGCACCGCCGCCTTCGGTTTCGGCTTCGGCGCCACCTCGATCCTGTATCAGAGCAGCGCCTTCACGCTGGGCAGCATCAACAGCTTCACCACCAATGTGGCGGTCACCGCCGGGCAGAATTATGTCGCCTTCCTCAGCGTCGCCGGCCTGACCGGCAGCGGCTCCGTAAGCTGGCCGGTGTCGGCGGTGAGCGTGCCGGGTCTCAACTATTTCGTGTGGGACAATGGCACCACGCCGGGCGACATCACCGATGGCGACTGGAACTATTTCTTTGAAAGCAGTCCCACCGGCGTGATCCTGAACTTCGCGGCTGTGCCCGAACCGGCGACCTGGGCGATGCTGATCGCAGGTTTCGGCCTTGTCGGCGCCTCACTGCGGCGTCGCCGCGTCGCTGCGGCGCAGTAA
- a CDS encoding flavin reductase family protein codes for MIRSSEPAILYFGTPVALLSSLNADGSANLAPMSSVFWLGWRAVLGLSAASQTAQNLLRHPELVINLPSADMADRVDRLALTTAANPVPPYKAQRGYGHVHAKFARAGLTPVASETVVPPRALEAPVQLEARIEAVHSIAAEDAALAGRILTFEARILRVHVDEAILLAGDPNRIDPDKWRPLIMSFQKFYGLGEQVRPSTLATIAEAEYRSPDVDKARLAGPADRLRIAA; via the coding sequence ATGATCCGGTCAAGCGAACCCGCCATCCTTTATTTCGGCACGCCGGTGGCGTTGCTAAGCAGCCTGAATGCGGATGGCAGTGCCAACCTGGCGCCGATGTCGTCCGTGTTCTGGCTTGGCTGGCGCGCGGTGCTCGGCCTGTCGGCGGCATCGCAGACCGCGCAGAACCTGCTGCGCCATCCCGAGCTGGTCATCAACCTGCCGTCGGCCGACATGGCCGACCGGGTGGACCGGCTGGCGCTGACGACGGCAGCCAATCCGGTGCCGCCCTACAAGGCGCAACGCGGCTATGGTCATGTGCATGCCAAGTTCGCGCGGGCCGGGCTGACGCCGGTTGCCAGTGAGACCGTGGTGCCGCCCCGCGCGCTGGAAGCGCCGGTGCAGCTGGAGGCGCGGATCGAAGCGGTGCATTCGATCGCCGCCGAGGATGCGGCATTGGCCGGCAGGATCCTGACATTCGAAGCGCGCATCCTGCGCGTGCATGTGGATGAGGCGATCCTGCTTGCCGGCGATCCGAACCGGATCGATCCCGACAAGTGGCGGCCGCTGATCATGAGCTTCCAGAAATTCTACGGGCTGGGGGAGCAGGTGCGGCCCTCGACCCTCGCGACCATCGCGGAGGCGGAATATCGCAGTCCGGATGTCGACAAGGCTCGTCTTGCGGGTCCGGCAGACCGGCTTCGCATTGCAGCGTGA
- the argH gene encoding argininosuccinate lyase yields the protein MWGGRFDGGPAAVMQQINASIPFDKRLWRQDIAGSLAHVAMLGATGILEPDAVARIETGLRAIHADYEADGVPEDPALEDIHMHVETRLAELIGPDAGRLHTARSRNDQVATDFRLWVRAACDDIDAALKALVAALLTRAEAHADTIMPGFTHLQVAQPVTLGHHLMAYFAMFGRDRGRFADARARMNECPLGAAALAGTGFAIDRMMTASTLGFDRPTANSLDSVSDRDFAIEFLTCAAQTALHLSRLAEEIILWASQPFGWVRLPDAWSTGSSIMPQKRNPDAAELARGHSGRIVGLCVGLMAVMKGLPLAYSKDMQDDKEPLFEAHDLLALSLAAMTGMVESLTFVPDRMRAAAASGFSTATDLADWLVREAGVPFREAHHITGRAVKAAEAAGVQLDALSLDALRAVDPRIDGRVFGVLSVEASVASRGSLGGTAPFRVREAIAAARSGL from the coding sequence CTGTGGGGTGGCCGCTTCGACGGCGGACCTGCCGCCGTGATGCAACAGATAAATGCCTCCATTCCGTTCGACAAGCGGTTGTGGCGGCAGGACATCGCCGGCAGCCTGGCGCATGTGGCGATGCTGGGCGCGACCGGCATCCTGGAACCAGATGCCGTGGCCCGGATCGAGACGGGCCTGCGGGCCATCCACGCGGACTATGAAGCCGACGGCGTGCCGGAGGATCCGGCGCTCGAAGACATCCACATGCATGTCGAGACGCGGCTGGCCGAGCTGATCGGCCCGGACGCCGGCCGGCTGCACACCGCGCGCAGCCGCAACGACCAAGTGGCGACCGATTTCCGCCTGTGGGTGCGCGCCGCCTGCGACGACATTGATGCCGCGCTGAAGGCGCTGGTGGCGGCGTTGCTGACGCGTGCGGAAGCGCATGCGGACACGATCATGCCGGGCTTCACCCACCTCCAGGTGGCGCAACCGGTGACGCTCGGCCATCATCTGATGGCCTATTTCGCCATGTTCGGGCGGGATCGTGGCCGCTTTGCCGATGCCCGCGCCCGCATGAATGAATGTCCGCTGGGCGCGGCAGCGCTCGCCGGCACGGGTTTTGCGATCGACCGCATGATGACGGCGTCGACGCTCGGCTTCGACCGGCCCACCGCCAACAGCCTCGACAGCGTATCCGACCGCGACTTTGCCATCGAATTCCTCACCTGCGCCGCCCAGACCGCGCTGCACCTTTCCCGCCTGGCGGAAGAGATCATCCTGTGGGCCAGCCAGCCCTTCGGCTGGGTCAGGCTGCCCGACGCCTGGAGCACCGGCAGCAGCATCATGCCGCAGAAGCGCAACCCCGACGCCGCCGAACTGGCGCGTGGCCACAGCGGGCGCATCGTCGGGCTTTGTGTCGGCCTGATGGCGGTGATGAAGGGCCTGCCGCTGGCCTATTCCAAGGATATGCAGGACGACAAGGAGCCGCTGTTCGAGGCGCATGACCTGCTGGCTCTGTCATTGGCCGCGATGACCGGCATGGTGGAAAGCCTGACCTTCGTGCCCGACCGGATGCGCGCGGCGGCGGCCAGCGGTTTTTCCACCGCGACCGACCTCGCCGACTGGCTGGTACGCGAAGCCGGCGTGCCGTTCCGGGAGGCGCATCACATTACCGGCCGCGCGGTAAAGGCCGCGGAAGCCGCCGGCGTGCAGCTCGATGCCTTGTCCCTGGACGCGCTGCGCGCCGTCGATCCCCGGATCGACGGTCGCGTTTTCGGCGTGCTCAGCGTCGAAGCGTCGGTCGCCAGCCGGGGCAGCCTGGGCGGCACCGCGCCGTTTCGCGTGCGGGAAGCCATCGCTGCGGCAAGGTCGGGCCTGTGA
- the lysA gene encoding diaminopimelate decarboxylase, producing the protein MDHFHDRDGVMHAEDVALDALAAAEGTPFYAYSSATIERHFTVFRDALAGLDDPLIAFAVKANPNVSVIATLARLGAGADVVSEGEMRRALAAGVPAGRIIFSGVGKTRAEMAAALIAGIFQFNVEGEGELHALSEVAAALGRTASVAIRVNPDVDARTHAKISTGKKENKFGVPLDRIAALYATAAGLPGIRPVGVAAHIGSQLASLEPLEEAYGKLGALVATLRRQGQTVERVDLGGGLGIPYDPSLPPPPGPAAYGAMVARVTAGWGVRLAFEPGRLIVGNAGVLVARVITVKSGGERTFVVLDAAMNDLLRPSLYGAWHDIRALSPRAGGMTATIVGPVCETGDQFAEDRSITPVQPGDLVAVMTAGAYGATMASTYNSRPLIPEILVRGRDYAVVRPRQTLDQLIGADRIAPWLKERP; encoded by the coding sequence ATGGACCATTTCCACGATCGGGACGGCGTGATGCACGCCGAGGATGTGGCGCTGGACGCGCTTGCCGCTGCCGAGGGCACACCCTTCTATGCCTATTCCAGCGCCACCATCGAACGCCATTTCACGGTCTTCCGCGATGCGCTGGCCGGCCTCGACGATCCGCTGATCGCCTTCGCCGTCAAGGCCAATCCCAATGTCAGCGTCATCGCCACGCTGGCCCGTCTCGGCGCCGGTGCGGATGTCGTGAGCGAGGGCGAGATGCGCCGCGCGCTTGCCGCCGGCGTGCCCGCCGGCCGCATCATCTTTTCCGGTGTCGGCAAGACCCGCGCCGAAATGGCGGCAGCGCTCATTGCCGGCATCTTCCAGTTTAATGTGGAGGGCGAGGGCGAACTGCACGCCCTGTCCGAGGTGGCGGCCGCGCTGGGGCGCACCGCCAGCGTCGCTATCCGCGTCAACCCCGATGTCGATGCCCGGACGCACGCCAAAATCTCCACGGGGAAAAAGGAAAACAAGTTCGGCGTGCCGCTCGATCGCATCGCCGCACTCTATGCCACCGCTGCCGGACTGCCCGGCATCCGGCCGGTCGGCGTCGCCGCGCACATCGGCAGCCAGCTCGCCAGCCTGGAGCCCCTGGAGGAAGCCTATGGCAAGCTCGGCGCGCTCGTCGCCACGCTGCGCCGCCAGGGCCAGACGGTCGAGCGGGTCGATCTCGGCGGCGGCCTGGGCATCCCCTATGACCCCTCCCTGCCGCCGCCGCCCGGCCCGGCGGCCTATGGCGCCATGGTGGCGCGGGTCACCGCCGGTTGGGGCGTGCGGCTTGCCTTCGAACCGGGCCGATTGATCGTCGGCAATGCCGGCGTGCTCGTCGCCCGGGTCATCACGGTGAAAAGCGGCGGCGAACGGACGTTCGTGGTGCTCGATGCCGCGATGAACGACCTGCTGCGCCCCAGCCTCTACGGCGCCTGGCACGACATCCGCGCGCTTTCCCCCCGCGCCGGCGGCATGACCGCCACCATCGTCGGACCGGTATGCGAAACCGGCGACCAGTTTGCGGAGGACCGTTCGATCACCCCGGTGCAGCCCGGTGACCTGGTGGCGGTCATGACCGCCGGCGCCTATGGCGCAACCATGGCGAGCACCTATAATTCGCGGCCGCTGATCCCGGAGATTCTGGTGCGCGGCCGCGACTATGCCGTCGTGCGCCCGCGCCAGACACTGGACCAGCTGATCGGCGCCGACCGTATCGCCCCCTGGTTGAAGGAACGTCCATGA
- a CDS encoding head GIN domain-containing protein: MSLSGAAMAAERSFSVGAFDRVTLLGSPTVEVSTGGGFAVRATGDEADLERLEIVVSGGELRVGLKSGSWGGWSRRELKVFVSLPALRAVNLRGSGDLNVDRVSGAAFAAELAGSGDVRLRQVDVSALTLSLAGSGDIEAQGRCGSGTYTLAGSGDIQARRVLCTSLTASLRGSGDIDGAASGGADVALMGSGDVRITGGAKCKVSTRGSGSVNCG; this comes from the coding sequence TTGTCGCTGTCCGGTGCCGCGATGGCGGCGGAGCGAAGCTTTTCCGTCGGCGCCTTCGACCGTGTGACCTTGCTGGGATCGCCCACGGTCGAGGTTTCGACCGGCGGCGGCTTCGCGGTGCGGGCAACCGGGGATGAAGCCGATCTGGAACGGCTGGAGATCGTGGTCAGCGGCGGTGAGCTTCGCGTCGGCCTGAAGTCGGGCAGCTGGGGCGGCTGGTCCCGCCGCGAACTGAAGGTGTTCGTCAGCCTGCCGGCCCTGCGTGCCGTGAACCTGCGCGGATCGGGGGATTTGAATGTCGACCGGGTCAGCGGCGCGGCTTTTGCGGCGGAGCTGGCGGGTTCGGGCGATGTGCGGCTGCGACAGGTGGATGTCAGCGCGCTGACCCTGTCGCTTGCCGGCTCGGGTGATATCGAGGCGCAGGGGCGGTGCGGCTCCGGCACCTACACCCTGGCGGGGAGCGGCGACATCCAGGCGCGGCGGGTGTTGTGCACGTCGCTGACCGCCAGCCTGCGGGGCAGCGGCGATATCGACGGGGCCGCCAGTGGTGGCGCCGATGTCGCGTTGATGGGAAGCGGCGATGTCCGCATCACCGGCGGGGCGAAGTGCAAGGTTTCGACGCGCGGCAGCGGTTCGGTGAACTGCGGCTAG
- a CDS encoding precorrin-2 dehydrogenase/sirohydrochlorin ferrochelatase family protein, whose protein sequence is MESLPLFHRLRGQTVLLVGEGDAADAKRRLIEDAGGVVMAEATAATRLAFVAIDDRDTAAAVATRLKARGLLVNVVDQPALCDFTVPAIVDRSPVLVAIGTGGASASLSKALKERLERLLPGGLGTLATAILAARDAVAAVHRTVPARRAFWSRLLADGAALDPLRDSADAPAAIAAALSAVAADPADSISEIPLPASAEDLTLRQLRLLAQADLVVHPADCPADVLALVRRDAARITGAAPPAGARGHVVILI, encoded by the coding sequence ATGGAAAGCCTGCCGCTGTTCCACCGGCTACGCGGCCAGACCGTGCTGCTGGTGGGAGAGGGCGACGCCGCCGACGCCAAACGACGCCTGATCGAGGACGCCGGCGGCGTGGTCATGGCGGAAGCGACAGCCGCCACCCGATTGGCCTTCGTCGCCATCGACGACCGCGACACCGCCGCCGCGGTTGCCACGCGGCTCAAGGCGCGGGGCCTGCTCGTCAACGTCGTCGACCAGCCGGCGCTCTGCGATTTCACCGTGCCGGCGATCGTCGATCGCTCCCCCGTGCTGGTCGCCATCGGTACCGGCGGCGCCTCCGCCAGCCTGTCGAAAGCGCTGAAGGAACGGCTGGAGCGCTTGTTGCCCGGGGGCCTTGGCACGCTCGCCACCGCCATTCTCGCTGCCCGCGATGCCGTCGCTGCGGTCCATCGCACCGTGCCCGCCCGCCGCGCCTTCTGGAGCCGGCTGCTGGCCGACGGCGCAGCATTGGACCCGCTGCGCGACAGCGCGGACGCGCCTGCCGCCATCGCCGCCGCGCTCTCTGCCGTCGCCGCCGACCCGGCCGACAGCATCAGCGAAATCCCGCTTCCCGCCAGCGCCGAGGACCTCACCCTGCGCCAGCTCCGGCTGCTGGCCCAGGCCGACCTGGTGGTACATCCGGCGGACTGCCCGGCGGACGTTCTGGCCCTGGTGCGGCGCGATGCGGCGCGCATCACCGGTGCCGCGCCCCCGGCCGGCGCCCGCGGCCATGTCGTCATTCTGATTTGA